The proteins below come from a single Chryseobacterium bernardetii genomic window:
- a CDS encoding M14 family zinc carboxypeptidase produces the protein MNFEHIYSPTPDFSNRYISPEKLFSYLQTNLSDYIQEIGTSYLEKPIYQLSIGTGNIQVLAWSQMHGNESNATHAMLDLLTSLDKAPGMKEDLFSKIRLDFIFMLNPDGSERWTRLNASDIDLNRDFHNEASKEIKFLKKAAASKKYDYALNLHEQRTIFTTDGIHPATLSFLAPSENVERTITENRKKCMAVIGSVYTHLKEMIPNQIGRYSDEFYPTSTGDNFIKAGMPTILFEGGHFVDDYTRKGTRKYYTIALYYALKAISELNSDITGWETYLQIPENKETHYDIIYRNVRLNTNHECILDIAVQYREMKEDGKDEISFIPFVMEAGDVKKRKGWLEVDCTGKKFISVNKYPKLDSVVDFTIED, from the coding sequence ATGAATTTTGAACATATCTATTCTCCAACTCCCGATTTCTCAAATCGCTATATTTCCCCTGAAAAATTATTTTCTTACCTACAGACGAATCTCAGCGATTATATTCAGGAGATCGGTACATCCTATTTAGAGAAGCCTATTTACCAGTTAAGCATCGGAACCGGAAACATCCAGGTATTGGCCTGGTCACAAATGCACGGAAATGAATCCAATGCCACACATGCCATGCTTGATCTTTTGACAAGTCTTGATAAAGCTCCCGGGATGAAGGAAGATTTATTCAGTAAAATCAGACTGGACTTTATCTTTATGCTTAACCCTGACGGATCTGAAAGATGGACAAGGCTGAATGCATCAGATATTGACCTTAACCGTGATTTTCATAATGAAGCAAGTAAAGAGATTAAGTTTCTGAAAAAAGCAGCAGCTTCTAAGAAATATGATTATGCATTAAATCTTCATGAGCAGAGAACCATTTTTACTACAGATGGTATTCATCCGGCTACTCTTTCTTTTCTGGCGCCTTCTGAAAATGTAGAACGTACCATTACGGAAAACAGGAAAAAATGTATGGCTGTAATCGGAAGTGTTTATACTCATTTAAAAGAAATGATCCCTAACCAGATTGGTAGATATTCTGATGAATTTTATCCGACTTCTACCGGTGACAATTTTATAAAAGCAGGAATGCCTACAATATTATTTGAAGGTGGACATTTTGTAGATGACTACACAAGAAAAGGAACCAGAAAATATTATACAATTGCTTTATATTATGCATTGAAAGCAATCAGTGAATTGAACTCAGATATTACAGGATGGGAAACTTATCTGCAGATTCCGGAAAACAAGGAAACCCATTACGATATTATCTATAGAAATGTAAGATTGAATACAAACCATGAATGTATCTTGGACATTGCTGTTCAGTATAGAGAAATGAAAGAGGATGGAAAAGATGAGATTTCTTTCATTCCTTTTGTGATGGAAGCAGGGGATGTGAAAAAAAGAAAAGGATGGCTGGAAGTAGATTGTACAGGAAAGAAATTTATTTCTGTTAATAAATATCCGAAGCTGGACTCAGTAGTGGATTTTACAATAGAAGATTAA
- a CDS encoding helix-turn-helix transcriptional regulator yields the protein MSLNERISKVIEYSRLTPSEFADEIDVQRSSISHITSGRNKPSLEFIIKIKSRFPELLWDWLVTGEGEMLKPELPETKVQEEQPEEDQVRTTPLPDLFTMINEDDEFGADEAEPELPVASPGESVIPAQDKASEKISDSQRLGNSPEEILSQVIGNQTNKIKRIVLFYENGKFESFEP from the coding sequence ATGAGTTTAAATGAAAGAATTTCAAAAGTTATAGAGTACTCCCGACTTACCCCATCTGAATTTGCAGATGAGATTGATGTGCAGCGCTCCTCAATTTCGCATATTACATCCGGAAGAAATAAACCATCATTAGAGTTTATCATAAAAATAAAATCCCGTTTCCCTGAGCTTCTTTGGGATTGGCTGGTTACGGGTGAAGGCGAAATGCTGAAGCCGGAGTTACCGGAAACAAAAGTACAGGAAGAACAGCCTGAAGAAGATCAGGTTAGAACCACACCTCTACCCGACCTTTTTACTATGATAAATGAAGATGATGAATTCGGGGCCGATGAAGCAGAACCTGAGCTTCCTGTGGCATCTCCTGGAGAATCGGTTATACCGGCCCAAGATAAGGCTTCAGAAAAAATATCGGATTCTCAGCGATTAGGAAATTCACCTGAAGAAATTTTAAGCCAAGTTATTGGAAATCAAACCAATAAAATAAAACGTATTGTTCTGTTCTACGAAAACGGAAAATTTGAAAGTTTTGAACCGTAA
- a CDS encoding proline dehydrogenase family protein produces the protein MPIFNDTKVAFADKTDAQLRKAYWMFKMIEQPALTSLGTSVLNFTVHNNFPFVTGIVKNTLFEQFCGGETREESMKVVKQLFRRGVGSIFDYSIEGKEDEETFDAVCKEIKDIVRFSVGNPAIPFIVFKPTAFGRIDLYEAVGKGAELTTSQKEEWERVVRRFDEVCALCHENDKKVMVDAEETWMQDSADQLCEEMMEKYNQEKPIVWNTIQMYRTGRLEYMEAHLQRAREKNYFIGYKIVRGAYMEKERARAAEKGYADPIQPTKEASDKNYNAGIDFVMNHLDKVSAFFGTHNEISSELIMDKMKSKSLENGNPHVYFGQLYGMSDNITFYLSDKGYNVAKYLPYGPVKDVVPYLTRRAQENTSVAGQTGRELGLIKKELERRKKQ, from the coding sequence ATGCCCATTTTTAATGATACTAAAGTTGCATTTGCAGACAAGACAGATGCACAGTTGAGAAAGGCTTACTGGATGTTTAAAATGATTGAACAGCCCGCTCTTACCAGCCTTGGAACATCCGTTCTGAATTTTACAGTACACAACAACTTTCCGTTTGTTACCGGAATTGTAAAAAACACTTTGTTTGAGCAGTTCTGTGGCGGAGAAACCCGCGAGGAAAGTATGAAGGTAGTAAAACAGCTTTTCAGGAGAGGAGTTGGAAGTATTTTCGATTATTCCATTGAGGGGAAAGAAGATGAAGAAACTTTTGATGCAGTATGCAAGGAAATCAAAGATATCGTAAGATTTTCAGTAGGAAACCCGGCGATTCCTTTTATTGTATTTAAACCTACCGCATTCGGAAGAATTGATCTTTATGAAGCCGTTGGAAAAGGAGCAGAGCTTACTACCAGCCAAAAAGAAGAATGGGAAAGAGTGGTAAGAAGATTTGATGAAGTATGTGCACTTTGTCATGAAAATGATAAAAAAGTGATGGTAGATGCAGAGGAAACCTGGATGCAGGATTCTGCAGACCAGCTTTGTGAAGAAATGATGGAGAAATATAACCAGGAGAAACCTATTGTTTGGAACACAATCCAGATGTACAGAACAGGAAGGCTGGAATATATGGAAGCACACCTTCAGAGAGCAAGAGAAAAGAATTATTTTATCGGGTATAAGATCGTTCGTGGAGCTTATATGGAGAAGGAGAGAGCCAGAGCGGCAGAAAAAGGATATGCAGACCCGATTCAGCCTACCAAAGAAGCTTCTGATAAGAACTATAATGCGGGAATTGACTTTGTAATGAATCACCTGGATAAAGTGTCTGCATTCTTTGGGACACACAATGAGATTTCTTCCGAACTGATTATGGATAAAATGAAGTCCAAATCTTTAGAAAACGGAAACCCACACGTTTATTTCGGACAACTTTACGGAATGAGTGATAATATCACCTTCTACTTGTCTGATAAAGGCTATAACGTGGCTAAATATCTTCCATATGGGCCTGTAAAGGATGTTGTGCCCTATCTTACAAGAAGAGCCCAGGAAAACACCTCTGTTGCCGGCCAGACCGGAAGAGAACTTGGACTGATCAAAAAAGAGCTGGAAAGAAGAAAAAAACAATAA
- a CDS encoding UbiA family prenyltransferase — protein sequence MNSEKETFQSKKYISKSLYYRFSQFVGFLLGARFFVAALLTFALYVSTFFLFNQEESFRNFVFDFKVHGIIFCTVLTILAGGIINQFYDLEKDHIVKPFRTRIQSFIKQKYFLYAYLGLSAISLGVAWMISHNVFIFFVVYQFFMWLYSHKLSRILILNNLTFVSLTLYPFFGMMVYYETFSKKVFLMAVFLFLILLCIDIVKDTLTRSVDKAFGYTTIPNYFKSRNTKIILISLLLITMAVSMKIIMKTGVTGFMAYYFAGGLFVMILCIYLFLNSTRKSNFLTLNILRLWVFVGIIAMLLNGIEHKL from the coding sequence ATGAATTCTGAAAAAGAAACTTTCCAATCCAAAAAATATATCTCAAAATCTCTATATTACAGATTTTCACAATTCGTGGGCTTTTTGCTTGGAGCACGTTTTTTTGTAGCTGCCCTTCTTACATTTGCCCTTTACGTTTCTACATTTTTTCTTTTTAATCAGGAAGAATCCTTCAGAAATTTTGTCTTTGATTTCAAAGTACACGGTATTATTTTCTGTACCGTCCTTACGATTTTAGCAGGTGGAATCATCAATCAGTTCTATGATCTGGAGAAAGACCATATTGTAAAACCCTTCAGAACCAGAATTCAAAGCTTCATTAAGCAGAAGTATTTCCTATATGCCTATTTGGGGCTTAGTGCAATTTCGTTAGGAGTAGCCTGGATGATCTCACACAATGTTTTCATCTTTTTTGTAGTGTATCAGTTTTTTATGTGGCTGTACAGTCATAAGCTAAGCAGGATTTTAATTCTGAATAATCTCACTTTTGTAAGCCTCACTTTATATCCTTTCTTTGGGATGATGGTTTATTATGAGACCTTTTCTAAGAAGGTTTTTCTGATGGCTGTTTTTCTTTTCCTGATTCTTTTATGCATAGATATTGTAAAAGATACCCTTACCAGAAGTGTAGATAAAGCATTTGGTTACACTACCATTCCCAATTATTTTAAAAGCAGAAATACGAAGATTATCCTTATCTCTTTACTGCTCATAACGATGGCAGTTTCTATGAAAATTATTATGAAAACCGGGGTTACAGGATTTATGGCTTATTATTTTGCAGGAGGTCTTTTTGTGATGATTCTTTGTATTTACCTCTTTTTAAATTCCACCCGAAAAAGCAACTTCCTTACACTTAATATATTACGATTATGGGTTTTTGTAGGAATTATAGCAATGCTTTTAAACGGAATTGAACACAAATTATAA
- a CDS encoding mevalonate kinase family protein, giving the protein MTNPLFYAKIILFGEYGMIEDSQGLVVPYSFYKGTLKFSDLASEFELNSNRHLQKYSEFLTTLDLSDDFTLDIESFKKDIANGLFFDSNIPQGYGVGSSGALVAAIFEKYSISKLNPDNISKENLKKLKAVFGEMESYFHGKSSGMDPLICYMNLPILIENKENLDRVSIPEGQEGKGAIFLIDSGITGETGPMIQIFFEKMKAEGFRKTLKEEFIRYNNACIEAFLKKDMNPFFRNLKKLSHWAYEHFRPMIPESIFNIWKKGLDSNAYYLKLCGSGGGGYILGFTQDYEKAEKMLDGFQKEVIYRF; this is encoded by the coding sequence ATGACCAACCCTTTATTTTATGCAAAAATAATCCTGTTTGGAGAATATGGAATGATTGAAGATTCCCAGGGGCTTGTTGTACCTTACAGCTTCTACAAAGGAACCTTAAAATTTTCAGACCTGGCTTCAGAATTTGAGCTTAATTCAAACAGGCATCTGCAGAAATATTCAGAATTTCTTACAACGCTTGATCTTTCAGATGACTTTACATTGGATATTGAAAGTTTCAAAAAAGATATCGCCAACGGGCTTTTCTTCGATTCTAATATTCCACAGGGATATGGAGTAGGAAGCTCAGGCGCTTTGGTAGCTGCTATTTTTGAAAAATATTCAATCAGCAAACTGAATCCGGACAACATATCTAAGGAAAATCTTAAAAAATTAAAGGCTGTTTTTGGTGAAATGGAGAGCTATTTCCACGGAAAAAGTTCAGGAATGGATCCATTGATTTGCTATATGAACCTGCCTATCCTTATTGAAAATAAAGAAAATTTAGACAGAGTATCAATCCCTGAAGGACAGGAAGGAAAAGGAGCTATTTTCCTTATTGATTCCGGAATTACAGGAGAAACAGGGCCTATGATTCAGATTTTCTTTGAAAAAATGAAGGCAGAAGGGTTCCGTAAAACGCTGAAAGAAGAATTTATCCGCTACAACAACGCCTGTATAGAAGCATTCCTTAAAAAAGATATGAATCCTTTCTTCAGAAACCTGAAAAAGCTTTCTCACTGGGCATATGAACATTTCCGTCCCATGATTCCTGAAAGTATTTTTAATATCTGGAAAAAAGGACTGGATTCCAATGCTTATTACCTGAAACTCTGCGGAAGCGGTGGTGGAGGCTATATTTTAGGCTTTACCCAGGACTATGAAAAAGCAGAAAAAATGCTTGATGGCTTCCAAAAAGAAGTGATTTACAGATTTTAA
- a CDS encoding MFS transporter, which produces MSETENRQPNNIKNNPKIMKAWAVYDWANSVYSLVITSTIFPIYYSILTTAYEKKEYVTETKKWIDVPVRHAIKIFGNEYQPDAVYGYSLTISFFIVVLLSPFLSSLADTIGNKKSFLQFFCYLGATSCMGLAMFTGMHNVFLGLLFSITASVGFWGSLVFYNSFLPDIATPDRQDALSARGYVYGYIGSVVLVVICLVLIQVFAKGAAQQLLFTRISFLLTGAWWFGFSQYTFKHLPQFGDVKDKLPKDLVLLNYKNIFKKHEEQGGFFEVLKDNMSFYKDIAKESFHELYKVGGELFKDRNLKFFLSSFFFYSVGMQTIFLMATLFGKSEINLAQDKLIGTLLVIQIEAIIGAVIFSRLSKRIGNRNVISIAIFLWIVACIWAYFLNKENPTVEYQFYGVAAVVGLVMGGLQAMSRSTYSKLLPENSMENTTYFSFYDVLEKIAIIIGTFIFATLIEHFNNMRIAALSMTLFFGAGLILIRFLKVKMRKDRETL; this is translated from the coding sequence ATGTCTGAAACTGAGAATCGACAGCCCAACAACATAAAGAATAATCCGAAGATTATGAAAGCCTGGGCGGTATATGACTGGGCCAACTCTGTGTATTCCCTGGTTATTACTTCCACTATTTTTCCCATTTATTACTCTATTCTTACCACTGCGTACGAGAAAAAAGAATATGTGACGGAAACCAAAAAATGGATTGATGTCCCGGTAAGACATGCCATCAAAATTTTCGGGAACGAATACCAGCCGGATGCAGTGTACGGATATTCATTAACCATCTCTTTCTTTATTGTAGTATTATTGTCTCCGTTTTTATCCTCGCTGGCGGATACCATCGGAAATAAAAAATCATTCCTGCAGTTTTTCTGTTATCTTGGGGCAACATCCTGTATGGGATTAGCGATGTTTACAGGAATGCATAATGTATTTTTGGGACTCTTATTCAGTATTACAGCGAGTGTAGGTTTCTGGGGAAGTTTGGTGTTTTATAATTCCTTCCTTCCGGATATTGCAACACCGGACAGGCAGGATGCACTTTCTGCAAGAGGATATGTTTATGGATACATTGGTTCCGTTGTATTGGTGGTAATCTGTTTAGTACTGATTCAGGTTTTTGCTAAAGGAGCAGCACAGCAATTACTATTTACAAGAATAAGCTTCCTGCTGACAGGAGCGTGGTGGTTTGGGTTCTCCCAATATACCTTCAAGCACCTTCCTCAGTTTGGAGATGTGAAAGACAAGCTTCCTAAAGATCTTGTATTATTAAACTATAAGAATATCTTCAAAAAACATGAAGAGCAGGGTGGGTTCTTTGAAGTATTAAAGGATAACATGAGTTTTTACAAGGATATTGCCAAAGAAAGCTTCCACGAACTGTATAAAGTAGGCGGTGAACTTTTCAAGGACAGAAACCTGAAATTCTTCTTATCCAGTTTCTTCTTTTACAGTGTGGGAATGCAGACTATTTTCCTTATGGCCACCTTATTTGGAAAAAGTGAAATTAACCTCGCACAGGATAAACTGATCGGAACGCTTTTAGTAATCCAGATTGAGGCCATTATAGGAGCCGTGATCTTCTCAAGGTTATCCAAAAGGATTGGAAACAGAAACGTTATTTCTATTGCTATCTTCTTATGGATCGTTGCCTGTATTTGGGCCTATTTCCTGAACAAGGAAAATCCGACAGTAGAATATCAGTTCTATGGAGTAGCAGCAGTAGTGGGATTGGTAATGGGAGGTCTTCAGGCCATGTCAAGATCCACTTATTCAAAACTACTTCCTGAAAACTCTATGGAAAACACCACCTATTTCAGTTTTTATGATGTATTGGAAAAGATAGCGATCATTATTGGTACATTTATCTTTGCAACATTAATTGAGCACTTTAATAATATGCGGATTGCAGCCTTGTCTATGACATTATTCTTTGGCGCAGGATTGATATTGATCCGGTTCCTGAAGGTTAAAATGAGAAAAGACAGAGAAACACTATAA
- a CDS encoding acetyl-CoA C-acyltransferase: MKEVFIVSAVRTPMGSFMGSLSTVPATKLGATAVKGALDKIGLDPANVQEIYMGNVLQAGEGQAPARQVALGAGLSVNTPSTTVNKVCASGMKAVTMAAQAIKAGDAEVIVAGGMENMSLVPHYYNARVATKLGDIKMQDGMVLDGLTDVYNKVHMGVCAEKCAVDYNISREDQDNFAIESYKRSAKAWSEGKFNDEIVPVSIPQRKGEPVIFAEDEEYKAVNFDRITTLPTVFKKEEGTVTAANASTLNDGASALILVSKEKMEELGLKPLAKIVSYADAAQEPENFTTAPAKALPIALKKAGLEISDIDFFEFNEAFSVVGLANNKILGLDASKVNVNGGAVALGHPLGSSGSRIIVTLINVLKQNNAKYGAAAICNGGGGASAIVIENI; this comes from the coding sequence ATGAAAGAAGTATTCATTGTTTCCGCAGTAAGAACACCTATGGGGAGTTTTATGGGAAGTTTGTCAACAGTTCCGGCTACTAAACTGGGAGCTACTGCTGTAAAAGGAGCATTAGATAAAATTGGTTTAGATCCTGCTAACGTTCAGGAGATTTATATGGGAAATGTGCTGCAGGCAGGAGAAGGCCAGGCGCCGGCTCGTCAGGTAGCATTAGGAGCAGGTCTTTCTGTGAATACCCCTTCCACTACAGTAAATAAAGTATGTGCTTCAGGGATGAAGGCTGTAACAATGGCAGCACAGGCAATTAAAGCTGGAGATGCAGAAGTAATTGTTGCAGGAGGTATGGAAAATATGTCTTTGGTTCCTCACTATTATAATGCAAGAGTAGCCACAAAGCTGGGCGATATCAAAATGCAGGACGGAATGGTGTTGGATGGGCTTACAGACGTATACAACAAAGTACATATGGGAGTATGTGCAGAAAAATGCGCTGTTGATTATAACATTTCAAGAGAAGATCAGGATAATTTTGCTATAGAATCTTATAAGAGATCTGCAAAAGCCTGGAGCGAAGGGAAATTCAATGACGAAATCGTACCGGTTTCCATCCCTCAAAGAAAAGGAGAGCCTGTTATCTTTGCTGAAGATGAAGAGTACAAAGCTGTAAACTTCGACAGAATTACAACTCTTCCTACCGTTTTCAAAAAAGAAGAAGGAACAGTAACAGCTGCCAATGCTTCCACATTGAATGATGGGGCATCTGCATTAATCCTCGTTTCTAAAGAAAAAATGGAAGAATTAGGATTAAAACCATTAGCAAAGATCGTTTCTTATGCTGATGCAGCTCAGGAGCCTGAAAACTTTACAACAGCTCCGGCTAAAGCTTTACCTATTGCTCTTAAAAAAGCAGGACTGGAAATATCTGATATCGATTTCTTCGAGTTTAATGAAGCTTTCTCGGTAGTAGGTCTTGCTAATAACAAAATCTTAGGATTAGATGCATCTAAAGTAAACGTAAACGGAGGTGCAGTAGCATTAGGGCATCCACTTGGAAGTTCAGGATCAAGAATTATTGTCACATTAATTAACGTATTGAAGCAAAATAATGCAAAATACGGCGCAGCAGCTATCTGCAACGGTGGTGGCGGAGCTTCTGCAATTGTGATTGAAAATATCTAA
- a CDS encoding nucleoside permease — protein sequence MNLKLRLTILSFLQFFVWGAWLITMANFWFGTKHWEGTQFGAVFGTMGIASIFMPTITGIIADRWVNAERIFSVLHILYGAILFILPHSADPNSFFSVMLVAMCFYMPTIALANSISYTILKNNNMDVVKDFPPIRVWGTIGFIVAMWITNLSGNKATEGQFYIGGAVAIFLGIYALTLPKCPPQKLIDKNSPLSEQLGLNAFKLFGNYKMALFFLFSMLLGAALQLTNAYGDVFLSEFAHFPKYADSFVVQRSTIIMSISQVSETLFILAIPFFLKKFGIKKVMLMSMLAWVLRFGFFAYGVPDGFGLSLIILSCIVYGMAFDFFNISGSLFVETTTDKKIRSSAQGLFMMMTNGFGAVFGSYIAGWAIDKFFTHKFTTATELSTYLETTPDNPTFLEILKNSFNAVVNKDGTLSSAVMVKDWHQIWLSFAMYSLVLAIFFAVLFKHKHKPEDVSSVKH from the coding sequence ATGAATTTAAAATTACGACTGACCATCCTCAGTTTTCTCCAGTTTTTTGTGTGGGGAGCATGGCTGATTACGATGGCAAACTTCTGGTTTGGTACTAAACATTGGGAAGGAACACAGTTTGGAGCTGTTTTCGGAACAATGGGAATTGCTTCTATTTTTATGCCAACCATAACTGGAATTATTGCAGACCGTTGGGTAAACGCTGAGCGAATTTTTTCAGTATTACACATTCTTTACGGGGCTATTCTTTTCATTTTGCCACACTCTGCAGATCCTAATTCCTTCTTTTCGGTGATGCTTGTTGCAATGTGTTTTTATATGCCTACTATTGCTTTGGCCAATTCAATTTCCTACACTATTTTAAAGAATAATAATATGGATGTAGTGAAAGATTTCCCGCCAATCCGTGTATGGGGAACTATCGGTTTTATTGTAGCCATGTGGATCACTAACCTTAGCGGTAATAAAGCAACAGAAGGACAGTTTTATATTGGTGGAGCAGTAGCCATATTCTTAGGGATCTATGCCCTTACTTTACCAAAATGCCCACCGCAGAAACTAATTGATAAAAACTCTCCTTTGTCAGAACAATTAGGATTAAATGCCTTTAAGCTTTTTGGAAATTATAAAATGGCATTGTTCTTCCTGTTTTCTATGCTTTTAGGAGCAGCACTTCAGTTAACAAATGCTTATGGAGATGTATTCTTAAGTGAATTTGCTCATTTTCCAAAATATGCTGATTCATTCGTAGTACAGAGATCTACTATCATCATGTCTATTTCCCAGGTTTCTGAAACCCTTTTTATCCTGGCAATTCCTTTTTTCCTTAAGAAATTCGGTATTAAAAAAGTAATGTTAATGTCTATGCTTGCATGGGTATTAAGATTTGGTTTCTTTGCATATGGCGTACCGGATGGTTTTGGTCTGTCTTTAATTATACTTTCATGTATCGTATACGGAATGGCTTTCGATTTCTTCAATATTTCAGGCTCGCTTTTCGTAGAGACAACTACAGATAAAAAAATCCGTTCATCAGCACAAGGTTTATTCATGATGATGACCAACGGCTTTGGAGCTGTTTTTGGCAGTTATATTGCAGGTTGGGCCATTGATAAATTCTTTACCCACAAGTTTACAACAGCTACAGAATTGTCAACATATCTGGAAACAACGCCGGATAATCCTACATTCCTGGAAATTTTAAAGAATAGCTTTAATGCAGTTGTCAATAAAGATGGAACACTTTCTTCTGCAGTAATGGTAAAAGACTGGCACCAGATCTGGCTTTCATTTGCGATGTATTCATTAGTGCTGGCAATATTTTTTGCTGTTTTATTTAAACATAAACATAAACCTGAAGATGTTTCTTCAGTGAAGCATTAA
- a CDS encoding bifunctional nuclease family protein, with protein sequence MDYKQLIIRGISYSQTQSGAYALLLEHEETHIKLPVVIGNFEAQSISLGLEKDIHPPRPLTHDLFSKFIVSANYELVSVIIYQIVDGVFFSNINFKNKVTDEELILDARTSDAVAMAVRFDAPIFTTQQVLNEAGILLELEDVSREEQTFSETVQTEDNLKSLSMEELQKLLDDAVKEEDYDTALEIQEEIKRRKKKID encoded by the coding sequence ATGGATTATAAGCAGCTAATTATTCGCGGAATATCGTACAGCCAGACTCAATCGGGGGCGTACGCATTGTTACTGGAGCATGAGGAAACACACATAAAATTACCTGTTGTTATAGGAAATTTCGAAGCTCAATCTATCTCTCTCGGACTGGAAAAAGATATCCATCCACCGCGCCCTCTTACCCACGACTTATTCTCAAAATTTATCGTATCGGCCAATTATGAGTTGGTTTCTGTAATCATTTACCAGATTGTAGATGGGGTATTCTTTTCAAATATTAACTTTAAAAATAAAGTTACTGATGAAGAACTGATCCTTGATGCAAGAACTTCTGATGCCGTTGCCATGGCCGTAAGATTCGATGCACCCATCTTTACCACTCAACAGGTTCTGAATGAAGCCGGAATCCTATTGGAACTGGAAGATGTATCAAGAGAAGAGCAGACGTTTTCAGAAACGGTACAAACTGAAGACAACTTAAAATCCCTTTCTATGGAGGAACTTCAGAAACTACTGGATGATGCCGTTAAAGAAGAAGACTATGACACCGCCCTTGAAATTCAGGAAGAAATCAAGAGGAGGAAAAAGAAAATTGACTAA